CCTCGAGGGTGCCGCCGCAGCGGGGGCAGTGACGCGTCGAGTGCAGCCACTCGGCCAGACCGAACGCGTGGAAGACCAGCGGGGCCTGCTCCACGGCGTCGGCGGCGAGGTGCGGCAGGAGCGCGCGGAGCCCGACCCAGCTCTCGGGCTCCCCCTCGGCGGTGGTCGGGTCCACGACCAGCGCGAACCAGACCCGGCCGTCCCGCTCCCCCAGCAGCACCCGCTCACCGCCCTGCGGCGCGGCGGCCGACGGCACCCAGCGCAGGGTGTCGTCCACGGGCCGCACCCGGGTGCCGGCGAACACCAGGACGCGGGTCTCCGGGTCGGCCCAGGCCGCGGCCAGCCACGCGTCGTCCGCGCGGCGTTCACCCACCCGTTCGTGGGGATGGGCGGCCAGCTCGATGTGCGGAAAGCTCACGTCGGCAGGCTATCCGCCGTACCGAGGCACGCGCCTCCGGTGGCGGCCGACCCATGGGCGCCACACAGCACCGGCACACGCACCTGACGGCGTCAGACCAGTATTCTCGGCCCTCCCGAGACACCGCTGGAGACCGATGACGAGCACGCGACGCCTGGTCGCCTACGTGCTGCCCGTGTTCAACGAGGCCGCAGGGATCGGCGCGTTCCACGACGCGCTGGTGGCAGCGACCGACCAGCGACCGGACCTCGACTTCGAGTTCGTTTACATCGACGACGGCAGCCGCGACGCCTCGCTGGACCGGCTCATCGAGCTGCGCGCCACCGACAGCCGGGTCACCGTGCTGGCGCTGGCCCGCAACTTCGGGCACCAGATCGCGGTCACCGCCGGGCTGGACGCCGCCGCCGGTCGCGATGCCGTGGTGATCATGGACACCGACCTCCAGGACCCGCCCGAGGTGAGCCTGCGGCTGATCGAGACCTGGGAGGCCGGCGCCGACGTCGCCTACGCGCAGCGTCGTACCCGCCAGGACTCGGCGTTCAAGAAGGGCACCGCGTTCGTCTTCTACTGGCTGCTGCGGCGGCTGGCCTCGGTCGACATCCCCCGCAACGTCGGCGACTTCCGGCTGATGGACCGGCGAGTCGTGGCCGAGGTGATCCGCTACCGCGAGCACGACCGCTTCCTGCGCGGCATCGTCTCCCACGTCGGCTTCCGGCAGGAGGCCGTGCCGTTCGACCGGGACCCCCGCCACGCCGGCAGCTCGTCGTACCCCTTGCGCACCATGCTGAAGCTGGCCGCCGACGGCATCCTCGGCTTCTCCACCTTCCCGCTCCGCCTGATCTCTCGGCTGGGCCTGCTGATCTCGTTCCTCAGCGTGCTGGGCGCGTTGTTCGTGATCTACGTCCGGATCTTCGAGCCGTCCAAGGCGGTGCCCGGGTGGGCGTTCATCGCGGTGGGGATGTTCACCCTGAGCGGGCTCCAGCTGCTGATGATGGGCGTGATCGGGAGCTACCTGGGCCGCGTCTACGTCGAGACCCAGGACCGGCCGTTGTACGCCCTCGCCATGGTCGCCCGCGGCCGGGACGGAGACCGCCCATGAGCACCCACGTCGCAGCCGGCCCGGGC
This genomic window from Nocardioides cynanchi contains:
- a CDS encoding glycosyltransferase family 2 protein, with product MTSTRRLVAYVLPVFNEAAGIGAFHDALVAATDQRPDLDFEFVYIDDGSRDASLDRLIELRATDSRVTVLALARNFGHQIAVTAGLDAAAGRDAVVIMDTDLQDPPEVSLRLIETWEAGADVAYAQRRTRQDSAFKKGTAFVFYWLLRRLASVDIPRNVGDFRLMDRRVVAEVIRYREHDRFLRGIVSHVGFRQEAVPFDRDPRHAGSSSYPLRTMLKLAADGILGFSTFPLRLISRLGLLISFLSVLGALFVIYVRIFEPSKAVPGWAFIAVGMFTLSGLQLLMMGVIGSYLGRVYVETQDRPLYALAMVARGRDGDRP